In one window of Bifidobacterium sp. WK041_4_12 DNA:
- a CDS encoding ImmA/IrrE family metallo-endopeptidase — protein MDDNRRILPEFLHRTYTQIVNDTEHLGVSVVNTLLPGDLTGIYDEATKLILIDQRLISAQQRCTLAHELVHWEHADETCSGTLGSKIERHARVETALRLIRPREYAIAENEYDGDAYAIACELDVTVQVIEDFRNYIATIPAVADRRQQAFCQS, from the coding sequence ATGGACGATAACAGGCGCATCCTGCCTGAGTTCCTGCACCGGACATACACGCAGATCGTCAACGACACCGAGCACCTCGGTGTGAGTGTCGTCAACACTCTGCTTCCGGGGGATCTCACCGGAATATACGATGAAGCAACGAAGCTCATCCTCATCGACCAGCGGCTCATCAGCGCGCAGCAACGCTGCACTTTGGCGCACGAGCTCGTGCACTGGGAGCACGCCGATGAAACATGTTCAGGAACCCTGGGCTCGAAGATCGAGCGCCATGCCCGTGTGGAAACCGCGTTAAGACTCATACGGCCTCGCGAATACGCCATCGCCGAGAACGAATACGACGGTGACGCCTACGCCATCGCCTGCGAACTGGACGTCACCGTGCAAGTCATCGAGGACTTCCGCAACTACATAGCAACGATCCCCGCCGTAGCAGACCGTCGGCAACAAGCATTTTGCCAAAGCTGA
- a CDS encoding dolichyl-phosphate-mannose--protein mannosyltransferase, with product MAVFGGILRFARLGSPHAIVFDETYYVKDAWTMLQTGEPRDWPKTIGINNTPIDTLFAQGDTHGWLQSAEYVVHPPIGKWMIAIGLKLFGGADSSFAWRFATAFVGTLAILVLCRVALRMFHNLPIALLAGFLLSIDGLGIVMSRTALLDNFIMIFVLMAFACLLIHKDKAYEKLAAAYEQDSQRRSARFMPVVVRYGKRRGTTRLVLDAPGPWIAWSWWRTLAAILLGLATGTKWSGIYFFAVFALISVLWDAWNRREVGYRNWFSHAVWKDALPTAGFMLPLWIGTYLASWTGWFIHSDSYLHHWAADNPGQGLTWLPQGLRSFVEYHREMWDFHTTLDTPHSYMANPLTWPLQIRPTSFYWEKINGSPGLCSLSPSSQCVVAVTSLGNPLLWWLGSLSVLVGIFIACFIKKGDWRILAILAGFIGGWLPWAQYMHRTTFTFYSIVILPWIVLAICYVCNWLRQNVAAVNYRVTVSAVLIVLAIVSAFFYPIWTAMPVPYEFWLAHMWLPSWI from the coding sequence ATGGCTGTTTTTGGCGGAATTCTGCGCTTCGCACGCCTTGGATCACCTCATGCCATCGTCTTTGACGAAACGTATTACGTCAAGGATGCCTGGACGATGCTCCAGACCGGCGAACCCAGAGACTGGCCCAAAACCATAGGAATCAACAACACGCCCATAGATACCCTGTTCGCTCAGGGTGATACGCATGGGTGGCTGCAATCAGCCGAATACGTGGTGCATCCACCCATCGGCAAATGGATGATTGCCATAGGACTGAAACTGTTCGGAGGCGCGGACAGCTCATTTGCATGGAGATTCGCCACGGCCTTCGTCGGAACGCTTGCAATTCTCGTACTGTGCAGAGTCGCACTGCGCATGTTCCACAATCTTCCCATTGCCCTGCTTGCAGGATTCCTGCTGTCGATTGATGGTCTGGGCATTGTAATGAGCCGCACCGCACTCCTTGACAACTTCATCATGATCTTCGTGCTGATGGCCTTCGCCTGTCTGCTGATCCATAAAGACAAGGCATACGAAAAACTCGCAGCAGCCTACGAGCAGGATAGCCAACGCCGAAGCGCCAGATTCATGCCCGTCGTTGTTCGCTATGGCAAGCGTCGAGGAACCACACGGCTTGTGCTTGATGCACCAGGTCCCTGGATTGCATGGTCGTGGTGGAGGACACTCGCAGCGATTCTGCTCGGTCTTGCAACAGGCACCAAATGGTCAGGCATCTATTTCTTCGCCGTGTTTGCACTCATCTCTGTGCTCTGGGACGCTTGGAATCGGAGAGAAGTCGGATATCGCAACTGGTTCTCGCACGCAGTATGGAAAGATGCACTGCCAACTGCAGGCTTCATGCTGCCACTGTGGATCGGCACGTACCTTGCATCGTGGACGGGCTGGTTCATACATTCCGACTCATATCTGCATCACTGGGCAGCAGATAATCCTGGCCAAGGCCTGACATGGCTCCCTCAAGGCTTGCGATCATTCGTCGAATATCACCGTGAGATGTGGGACTTCCACACCACGCTCGACACTCCTCACAGCTACATGGCAAACCCCTTGACCTGGCCTTTGCAGATACGTCCCACAAGCTTCTATTGGGAGAAAATCAACGGAAGTCCGGGCCTGTGCTCGCTCTCACCCTCGTCTCAATGCGTCGTTGCCGTCACCTCGCTGGGAAATCCGCTCCTCTGGTGGCTGGGATCATTGAGTGTGCTCGTCGGCATCTTCATCGCATGCTTCATCAAGAAAGGCGACTGGAGAATACTTGCCATCCTTGCCGGATTCATCGGAGGATGGCTGCCATGGGCGCAATACATGCACAGGACCACATTTACCTTCTACTCCATTGTTATTTTGCCGTGGATTGTGCTTGCAATCTGCTATGTGTGTAATTGGCTCAGACAGAACGTTGCCGCAGTGAACTATAGAGTCACCGTCAGCGCAGTGCTGATAGTGCTCGCCATCGTCTCAGCATTCTTCTACCCAATCTGGACTGCGATGCCAGTGCCATACGAGTTCTGGTTGGCTCATATGTGGCTACCTAGTTGGATATAA
- a CDS encoding tyrosine-type recombinase/integrase, translated as MARRFGTLRHKSNRTSAWIEASYLTPFWAFDMWPGLRERQYASFDIDDEAGALVWLRDAKLRIDAHSWQPEREVLREQQRRSLTFAQYFEQWLSLRRTRSGDRLQAGTVYRIRKDATNHILPFFGKRRLSEITSRDVDRWWDGLDHSQRSMCINALKVLKSVLASASSPGPDGESPMIPRNPCTIMTPSQRRNTETVPATISEVRMIYEAMPERYRAAVYIAVFCNGPRIGEICALTRNSIDLNHMVLHIRSSRKTIGPELIGSTKTEHSERDENIPPQLKPMMETLLDLTGPETGAFIFPGVNDHSAPLHPNTLRGWYDKARIQAGRKDLRFHDLRHTALTLLAQQGATVREIMDAAGHSDPQTAMRYQHSVQSRSRDLARQIGSLIPHEDTVESLQSRIRDNDQRILELSQQNEQLSARLATAMMQRETSERAKKQG; from the coding sequence ATGGCTCGGAGATTCGGTACGCTTCGGCATAAGAGCAATCGGACGAGCGCGTGGATAGAGGCGAGTTATCTGACGCCCTTCTGGGCGTTCGACATGTGGCCTGGATTGAGGGAGCGCCAGTATGCGAGCTTCGACATTGATGACGAGGCCGGTGCGCTGGTGTGGCTCAGGGATGCCAAGCTTCGTATCGACGCCCATTCGTGGCAGCCTGAAAGGGAGGTCCTTCGGGAGCAGCAGCGCCGCTCGTTGACCTTCGCCCAATACTTTGAACAATGGCTGAGTCTGCGACGCACCCGGTCGGGTGATCGACTCCAGGCAGGCACGGTCTACAGGATACGCAAGGATGCGACGAACCATATCCTCCCTTTTTTCGGCAAACGACGCTTGTCCGAGATTACGAGCCGTGATGTGGATCGGTGGTGGGATGGGTTGGATCACTCGCAGCGCAGCATGTGCATCAATGCACTCAAAGTGCTCAAGAGCGTGTTGGCATCCGCCAGCAGTCCCGGGCCCGATGGGGAAAGCCCAATGATTCCCAGGAATCCCTGCACCATCATGACACCATCACAGCGACGCAACACCGAGACGGTGCCTGCCACGATTTCGGAAGTACGCATGATTTATGAGGCCATGCCCGAAAGGTATCGTGCGGCGGTGTACATCGCCGTGTTCTGCAACGGCCCTCGCATCGGTGAGATCTGCGCGCTCACAAGAAATAGCATCGATCTGAATCACATGGTTCTTCACATCCGCTCGAGCCGTAAAACCATTGGGCCCGAACTGATCGGCAGCACCAAAACCGAGCACAGTGAACGTGACGAAAACATACCTCCACAATTGAAACCAATGATGGAGACGCTACTCGACCTTACCGGCCCCGAAACCGGCGCTTTTATTTTCCCCGGCGTCAATGACCATTCGGCCCCGTTGCACCCCAACACGCTCAGGGGCTGGTATGACAAGGCCCGGATCCAGGCGGGACGCAAGGATCTTCGTTTTCATGATCTGCGGCATACGGCGTTGACGTTGCTGGCCCAGCAGGGTGCGACGGTGCGTGAGATCATGGATGCGGCCGGTCATTCGGATCCTCAGACCGCCATGCGTTATCAGCACAGTGTCCAGTCACGGTCAAGGGACCTCGCCCGCCAGATAGGCTCGCTGATTCCCCACGAGGATACCGTCGAGTCGCTGCAATCACGTATACGGGACAATGATCAGCGCATACTGGAACTCAGCCAGCAGAACGAACAGCTGTCAGCACGGCTCGCCACCGCCATGATGCAGCGTGAAACGAGCGAACGAGCGAAAAAGCAAGGCTGA
- a CDS encoding helix-turn-helix transcriptional regulator, whose amino-acid sequence MNEATAKTIASERSAAGLTIKRLAERSGVPERTLIRILKNERDIKVTQLAQLAEVFGVYPHELIQSAEAFIERDQRGPVTLGETQPGELSEMDKTAYVLNKIASHDVRLAASHDPNKWAEAAGGDGR is encoded by the coding sequence ATGAACGAAGCTACAGCGAAGACCATAGCATCCGAACGATCGGCGGCGGGGCTGACGATCAAACGGCTCGCGGAACGCTCTGGCGTTCCCGAACGCACCCTGATCCGTATCCTCAAGAACGAGCGTGACATCAAGGTCACCCAGCTCGCCCAACTCGCCGAGGTGTTCGGTGTCTACCCACACGAACTCATCCAATCCGCAGAAGCATTCATCGAACGCGACCAGCGAGGACCCGTCACCCTGGGGGAGACGCAGCCCGGCGAACTGTCTGAAATGGACAAGACAGCGTACGTGCTCAACAAGATAGCCAGCCACGATGTCAGACTCGCGGCATCGCACGACCCCAACAAATGGGCCGAGGCGGCAGGCGGCGATGGACGATAA
- a CDS encoding KUP/HAK/KT family potassium transporter, whose protein sequence is MKPAAEEKVSHEVVPESILPSESITKAPKVSKQGRTREEKAAMKRARKEAMREATLLAKKPRGPFGRLLRRARQSPDKITFGMALVALGVVYGDIGTSPLYMSQTFLTGQGGLENTNRPAVLGMLSLVFWSITLITTVKYVLIAMRIDNKGEGGIFALYSLVRRRARWLVIPAMLGGAAFLADSVLTPAVSISSAVEGLKTLPMLKSVFSDNENLTLMITVVVILVLFSVQSRGTERIGKVFGITVMIWFGFLAIAGIVNLNNDWSVFAALNPWYGVQFLFSHNNVAGLAIMGTVFLSTTGAEALYSDMGHVGRGNIYATWPFIKVALVLNYFGQGAWMLRNQNNKELHGVANLNPFFQMLNPSVRYAAVVLSVAAGVIASQALITGAFTMVSEATGLNWMPHLQVRYPARTRGQLYIPVVNLVLCSATLIVLALFRDSEHIAAAYGLALTITMITTTVLLAVYIWFKHRHVLAIIFTTVFLAIQTLFFLASMSKFLHGGWFTMLLTIAILFVMYTWDEGTRVERSQRRHMNPKEFIPALDMLHKDFRIPYFADNLVYLTSDTEMGRLDTDIFFSIFADHPKRARAWWSVSVQTTDDPFTREYSVENFDTSYMYRVKIRLGFKVDPNVATYLHQIMHELIDSGELPKQTSLYPKVDEDPQIGTIKYVLVHKALMPESKITTSGAISLQVKYAIRHVAGSPVKWFGLAPYNPLIEFQPLFVSTRPVPRLKRIALRRSRHHSSTIWRTPKE, encoded by the coding sequence ATGAAACCGGCTGCGGAAGAGAAAGTTTCGCATGAGGTGGTTCCTGAATCCATTCTGCCCTCAGAGAGCATCACGAAGGCTCCCAAGGTTTCCAAGCAAGGCAGAACCCGCGAGGAGAAAGCGGCAATGAAACGCGCCCGCAAGGAGGCAATGCGTGAAGCGACACTGCTCGCGAAAAAGCCTCGCGGACCGTTTGGACGTCTGCTTCGCAGAGCGAGACAGTCACCGGACAAGATCACCTTCGGCATGGCTCTCGTCGCACTGGGCGTTGTCTACGGCGACATCGGTACTTCGCCGCTCTATATGTCCCAGACATTCCTCACCGGTCAAGGCGGACTCGAGAATACGAACAGGCCAGCCGTGCTCGGCATGCTGTCGCTCGTATTCTGGTCGATAACCCTGATTACCACAGTGAAATACGTGTTGATCGCCATGCGCATCGACAACAAGGGCGAGGGTGGCATTTTCGCGCTCTACAGCCTGGTGAGACGTCGCGCTCGCTGGCTGGTCATTCCAGCAATGCTTGGTGGAGCGGCATTCCTTGCCGACTCCGTTCTCACTCCGGCAGTTTCGATATCCTCCGCAGTCGAGGGTCTGAAAACGCTGCCAATGCTCAAATCAGTATTCAGCGACAACGAGAACCTTACCTTGATGATCACGGTGGTCGTGATTCTGGTGCTGTTCTCGGTGCAATCGCGTGGAACTGAACGCATCGGCAAGGTTTTCGGCATAACCGTCATGATCTGGTTCGGATTCCTTGCCATCGCTGGCATCGTCAATCTCAACAATGACTGGTCGGTGTTCGCGGCGCTCAATCCTTGGTATGGCGTTCAATTCCTCTTCAGCCATAACAATGTCGCAGGACTTGCCATCATGGGCACCGTATTCCTCTCGACGACCGGTGCCGAAGCACTGTATTCAGACATGGGTCATGTTGGTCGTGGCAACATCTATGCCACATGGCCATTCATTAAGGTCGCTCTGGTCTTGAACTACTTCGGTCAGGGTGCCTGGATGCTGCGCAACCAGAACAACAAGGAACTGCACGGTGTCGCGAATCTGAACCCGTTCTTCCAGATGCTCAACCCGAGCGTGCGCTATGCCGCCGTCGTGTTGTCCGTCGCTGCAGGCGTCATCGCATCACAGGCATTGATAACCGGCGCATTCACGATGGTTTCAGAAGCGACAGGCTTGAATTGGATGCCACATCTGCAGGTTCGCTACCCGGCCAGAACTCGTGGACAGCTATACATCCCCGTCGTCAACCTGGTGCTATGCAGTGCCACCCTGATAGTGCTTGCACTGTTCAGAGACTCCGAACATATTGCCGCAGCCTATGGTCTGGCGCTGACCATCACGATGATAACGACCACGGTGCTGCTCGCCGTCTATATATGGTTCAAGCACAGGCATGTGCTGGCAATTATCTTCACGACCGTGTTCCTTGCCATCCAGACGCTGTTCTTCCTCGCTTCGATGTCCAAGTTCCTGCACGGTGGCTGGTTCACCATGCTGCTCACGATTGCCATTCTCTTCGTCATGTACACCTGGGACGAGGGCACGCGCGTCGAGCGTTCGCAACGTAGACACATGAATCCGAAGGAATTCATCCCCGCTCTGGACATGCTGCACAAGGACTTCAGAATTCCTTATTTTGCAGACAATCTGGTCTACCTGACATCCGATACCGAAATGGGGCGTCTGGATACCGACATATTCTTCTCGATCTTTGCAGACCATCCGAAGCGAGCCCGCGCATGGTGGTCAGTGTCCGTGCAAACCACCGACGATCCCTTTACGCGTGAATACTCGGTCGAAAACTTCGATACGAGCTATATGTATCGCGTCAAAATCCGCCTTGGCTTCAAGGTGGATCCGAACGTTGCCACCTATCTGCACCAGATCATGCACGAGCTGATCGACAGTGGGGAACTGCCCAAGCAGACTTCGCTCTATCCCAAGGTTGACGAGGATCCGCAGATTGGAACCATCAAATACGTGCTGGTGCATAAGGCGCTGATGCCAGAGTCAAAGATCACGACGAGCGGTGCGATATCGCTGCAAGTCAAATACGCCATCAGACATGTTGCAGGTTCACCTGTGAAATGGTTCGGTCTGGCTCCGTACAATCCGCTGATTGAATTCCAGCCGCTTTTTGTCTCGACTCGTCCGGTTCCTCGCTTGAAGCGCATTGCCTTGCGTCGTTCGCGACACCATTCAAGTACGATTTGGCGGACACCCAAGGAATAG
- a CDS encoding VTT domain-containing protein, which translates to MGVVRWLIELLKDPRSAIASWIAIGLAPTYAFIFLIVFIETGIVFMPFLPGDSLLFAAGVFTHDPTSGMTLAILLPVVWIAPILGDQSNFFIGHFFGRKIIESGKVRALTPERIAKTEAMIQKWGPLAVFLGRFFPIIRTFMPFISGISGMTWARFTPYSVLGGLVWSSLFTFLGYFFGGIPAVQKHFELVIVLILVVSILPTIIGLLKAKFGKKKKSANHAE; encoded by the coding sequence ATGGGTGTTGTCCGCTGGTTAATCGAATTGTTGAAGGACCCTCGAAGTGCCATCGCCTCATGGATTGCCATTGGTCTGGCGCCAACGTACGCATTCATCTTCCTTATCGTTTTCATAGAGACTGGCATCGTCTTCATGCCATTCCTACCTGGTGATTCGCTGCTGTTCGCAGCAGGAGTGTTCACCCACGATCCAACAAGCGGCATGACGCTTGCAATACTGCTTCCGGTGGTGTGGATCGCACCAATCCTTGGCGACCAAAGCAACTTCTTCATCGGCCATTTCTTTGGACGTAAAATCATCGAATCCGGCAAGGTCAGGGCACTCACCCCGGAAAGAATCGCAAAGACTGAGGCGATGATTCAAAAATGGGGGCCACTGGCCGTTTTCCTCGGCCGTTTCTTCCCTATCATTCGCACATTCATGCCTTTCATTTCAGGAATTTCAGGAATGACATGGGCTCGTTTCACGCCATACAGCGTTCTGGGTGGACTCGTGTGGTCCAGCCTCTTTACTTTCCTCGGATACTTTTTCGGCGGCATTCCCGCCGTTCAGAAGCATTTTGAGCTTGTAATCGTTCTGATTCTTGTCGTTTCCATCCTTCCGACGATCATCGGACTGCTCAAAGCCAAGTTTGGGAAGAAAAAGAAATCTGCGAATCACGCGGAATAG
- the rsmI gene encoding 16S rRNA (cytidine(1402)-2'-O)-methyltransferase: protein MQEELQSGPDTSPSTADPSQDEEVEEIAATVPRGTLVLAATPIGNMFDASQRLKSLIEHADIVAAEDTRRLYDLANRLHLHVGGSVISYHDHNERDKADDILDQVESGACVLVVSDAGMPTINDPGLAVVRRAIERGLAVTCAPGPSAVLDALAISGLPTDRFCYEGFLPRRHAERVQHLRMLQSEQRTMVFYETLHRIADSIDDVMDAFGPQRRMALCRELTKHYEQIRRGTVQEIRQSIIDDPPRGEMVLVIEGASEDEAIAAAPSSLSVEDLAVLAIDRALEDGIRIKDAIAVIAQEHPLPDGSLPNRKQIYAAVLELKS, encoded by the coding sequence ATCCAGGAGGAACTGCAGTCAGGCCCAGATACCAGCCCATCGACGGCGGACCCTTCGCAAGACGAGGAGGTCGAGGAGATTGCGGCAACCGTTCCCCGTGGAACCTTGGTGCTGGCCGCGACTCCCATTGGCAACATGTTCGACGCTTCACAACGGTTGAAATCGCTTATCGAACACGCAGACATCGTCGCAGCCGAGGACACCCGCAGACTCTACGACCTAGCCAACCGTCTGCATCTGCACGTCGGTGGATCCGTTATCTCCTACCATGACCACAATGAGCGCGACAAGGCCGATGACATTCTCGATCAGGTCGAATCCGGTGCCTGCGTCCTCGTGGTTTCCGACGCAGGGATGCCAACGATCAACGATCCTGGCCTTGCCGTGGTCAGGCGTGCCATCGAGCGTGGGCTTGCGGTAACGTGTGCGCCCGGCCCGAGTGCCGTGCTTGATGCCTTGGCAATTTCGGGGCTTCCCACTGATCGATTCTGCTATGAAGGCTTTCTGCCGAGGCGCCACGCTGAGCGCGTGCAGCACTTGCGAATGCTGCAGTCTGAACAGCGGACGATGGTGTTTTACGAGACCTTGCACCGCATTGCCGATTCGATTGACGATGTCATGGATGCATTCGGCCCTCAGCGACGCATGGCCTTATGCCGGGAACTGACGAAGCATTACGAACAGATTCGACGGGGAACCGTGCAGGAGATACGTCAATCAATCATCGATGATCCGCCAAGAGGCGAAATGGTGCTTGTCATCGAGGGAGCCAGTGAAGATGAGGCGATTGCAGCCGCCCCATCGAGTCTGTCCGTCGAGGATTTGGCTGTGTTAGCCATCGACCGTGCGCTTGAGGATGGCATACGGATCAAGGATGCCATCGCAGTCATTGCGCAGGAGCATCCTCTGCCAGATGGTTCCCTGCCAAATCGTAAGCAAATCTACGCGGCAGTTCTAGAACTCAAGTCGTGA
- a CDS encoding TatD family hydrolase yields MSKHHRNRSWAPAPEPLPADACVIDDHTHVASVVPFAREMNRQAQERGQADVPVFSVDQLLDKAKASGVEGIIDVGCELPHLQTAIDMALQYPQSVHAAVAIHPNEAVLHGHRGVPGPDGLPVQYKPWHDTSFEDACAKVAELAAAYPEQVVAIGETGMDLFRTGQDAAAIQREAFRAHIALAKELNLPMQIHDRDAHREVIETLLNDGAPERTVFHSYSGDAHMAEIAKEHGWYLSFSGTVSYKGNDDIRESLRIVGLDHAMVETDAPYLSPMPYRGRTNAPYMIPYTLAAMADVMDMPIAAVARATRATTRKVYGI; encoded by the coding sequence ATGAGTAAACACCATCGCAATCGCAGCTGGGCACCGGCACCAGAGCCATTGCCAGCAGACGCATGCGTCATCGACGACCACACGCATGTCGCATCCGTAGTGCCCTTTGCCCGCGAGATGAATCGTCAGGCGCAGGAGCGCGGACAGGCCGATGTCCCCGTGTTCTCCGTCGATCAGCTGCTGGACAAGGCCAAGGCATCAGGAGTGGAAGGCATCATCGATGTCGGTTGTGAACTTCCGCATCTGCAGACTGCCATCGACATGGCTCTGCAATACCCCCAATCGGTTCATGCTGCGGTTGCAATCCACCCCAACGAGGCAGTGCTTCACGGTCATCGCGGAGTCCCTGGACCCGATGGATTGCCGGTGCAATATAAACCCTGGCATGATACGAGCTTCGAGGATGCATGCGCCAAGGTGGCTGAGCTTGCAGCGGCATATCCCGAGCAGGTCGTCGCCATAGGGGAGACGGGCATGGATCTGTTCAGAACAGGCCAGGATGCTGCCGCAATTCAGCGCGAAGCCTTCCGCGCACATATCGCACTTGCCAAGGAATTGAATCTGCCCATGCAAATCCACGACCGTGACGCCCATAGGGAAGTGATAGAAACCCTACTCAACGATGGTGCGCCTGAAAGAACGGTGTTCCATTCATATTCGGGCGATGCGCATATGGCCGAGATCGCAAAGGAGCACGGCTGGTATTTGAGCTTCTCGGGAACCGTGTCATACAAGGGAAACGACGACATCCGGGAATCGCTGAGAATCGTAGGCCTGGATCATGCCATGGTCGAAACTGACGCACCGTATCTTTCTCCGATGCCCTATCGAGGACGAACCAACGCCCCATATATGATTCCCTATACCCTGGCAGCCATGGCTGACGTCATGGATATGCCCATTGCGGCAGTCGCTCGAGCCACGCGAGCCACCACGCGAAAGGTATACGGCATCTGA
- the metG gene encoding methionine--tRNA ligase: MSHILVSVAWPYANGPRHIGHVAGFGVPSDVYARYERMKGNDVLMVSGTDEHGTPILVQAEAEGVSAQELADRYSRVISKDLCDLGLSYDLFTRTTTGNHEHVVQEMFKQCLKNGYIYKGTQKVAISPSTGRTLPDRYIEGTCPICGASGARGDQCDNCGNELDPDELINPVSKINGETPIFKETEHFFLDLPALAEANLSWLKTRKGWRTNVINFSIGLFNEVKPRAITRDIDWGIPIPVDGWIDNPNKRLYVWFDAVIGYLSASIEWARRQGEPDAWRAWWNDPEALGYYFMGKDNITFHSQIWPSELLAYNGEGSKGGEAGDFGKLNLPQEVVASEFLSMEGKKFSSSRGIVIYVKDILARYQVDAVRYYISIAGPETSDADFTWAEFVRHNNEELASSWGNLVNRVANLLFKHFGAIPHIDESSLTVEDKALLGESIKAFETVGDLIEHHRQKAALGETMRLVGEVNKYISAEEPWKIKDDEDRVAVILHTAAQVVCDANVMLAPFLPHSAQQVYETMGGKGTFSPLPHVEQVHDLDKPDFEYQIITGTYKLGVNVHPWKREPLVDGTPIAKPSPIFQKIPKEAVQEELDRFQTALDARRQKEAERLSKAKAELAQEQQEQQEK; the protein is encoded by the coding sequence ATGAGTCATATCCTTGTTTCGGTCGCTTGGCCGTATGCTAATGGTCCGCGTCATATTGGTCACGTTGCAGGTTTTGGAGTGCCATCCGACGTGTATGCGCGCTACGAGCGCATGAAGGGCAACGACGTGTTGATGGTTTCCGGCACCGATGAGCATGGAACTCCAATTCTGGTGCAGGCTGAAGCCGAAGGTGTCAGCGCCCAGGAGCTCGCAGATCGCTATAGCCGTGTTATCTCAAAAGACCTGTGCGACTTGGGTTTGAGCTACGACCTGTTTACCAGGACCACGACTGGCAATCACGAACATGTCGTGCAGGAAATGTTTAAACAATGTCTGAAAAACGGATACATATATAAAGGTACGCAGAAGGTTGCCATCTCCCCTTCAACGGGTCGCACGCTTCCAGATCGATACATCGAGGGAACATGCCCGATTTGTGGCGCTTCCGGTGCCCGTGGCGACCAGTGCGATAACTGTGGCAACGAACTTGATCCAGATGAGCTGATAAACCCGGTTTCAAAGATCAACGGAGAGACACCGATCTTCAAGGAAACGGAGCACTTCTTCCTTGACCTTCCTGCGCTGGCTGAAGCTAATCTCAGCTGGTTGAAAACCCGCAAGGGCTGGAGAACCAACGTCATCAACTTCTCGATCGGTCTGTTCAACGAGGTCAAGCCGCGTGCCATCACACGAGATATTGACTGGGGCATTCCCATCCCCGTTGATGGATGGATCGACAATCCGAACAAGCGCCTGTATGTGTGGTTCGATGCGGTGATCGGCTACCTTTCGGCGTCCATCGAATGGGCACGACGTCAGGGAGAACCTGATGCCTGGCGTGCATGGTGGAACGATCCTGAGGCCCTTGGCTATTACTTCATGGGCAAGGACAACATCACCTTCCACTCCCAGATCTGGCCTTCGGAGCTGTTGGCCTATAACGGTGAGGGATCGAAGGGTGGCGAAGCTGGCGACTTTGGCAAGCTGAATCTGCCGCAAGAGGTGGTGGCGAGCGAATTCCTTTCCATGGAAGGAAAGAAGTTCAGTTCATCGAGGGGCATCGTCATCTATGTGAAGGATATCCTTGCGCGCTATCAGGTTGACGCTGTCCGCTACTACATTTCCATCGCTGGACCCGAAACCTCGGATGCAGATTTCACCTGGGCTGAGTTCGTTCGCCATAACAACGAAGAACTGGCCTCAAGCTGGGGGAATCTGGTCAATCGCGTGGCCAACTTGCTGTTCAAGCATTTTGGTGCGATACCGCATATTGACGAATCAAGCCTGACGGTTGAAGACAAGGCCTTGCTTGGTGAAAGCATCAAGGCTTTCGAAACGGTCGGCGATTTGATCGAACATCATCGGCAGAAAGCCGCATTGGGTGAAACCATGCGACTCGTTGGAGAAGTCAACAAATACATTTCTGCTGAAGAACCTTGGAAAATCAAGGATGATGAAGATCGTGTCGCGGTGATTCTGCATACCGCAGCTCAGGTTGTCTGCGATGCCAACGTGATGCTTGCGCCATTCCTTCCTCACTCTGCGCAGCAAGTCTACGAGACCATGGGTGGCAAGGGAACGTTCTCACCACTGCCACATGTGGAACAGGTGCACGATCTTGACAAGCCAGATTTCGAGTACCAGATCATCACCGGCACATACAAGCTTGGTGTGAACGTGCATCCTTGGAAGCGCGAACCCCTTGTTGACGGCACGCCTATCGCCAAGCCGTCGCCAATCTTCCAGAAGATTCCAAAAGAGGCAGTTCAAGAGGAACTTGACCGCTTCCAAACCGCTTTGGACGCTCGTCGTCAGAAGGAAGCCGAGCGACTGTCGAAAGCCAAGGCAGAATTGGCGCAGGAACAGCAGGAACAGCAGGAAAAGTAG